Proteins co-encoded in one Salvia splendens isolate huo1 chromosome 4, SspV2, whole genome shotgun sequence genomic window:
- the LOC121798293 gene encoding mitogen-activated protein kinase kinase kinase YODA-like isoform X2 — protein sequence MPSWWGKSSSKEAKKKSTKESFIDTFHKKFKSPESKSSGRSAGSRRRSSDIGSERGTQSRAPSRSPSPSKNVARCQSFVERPQSQPLPVPGLRPANVNRTDSGTSETAKPKPEKSKPSLFLPLPRPACIRQRLEPAELDAELAVASVCSECSIESDDAVDSRQRSPLANDYDIGCRTAAGSPSSISLKDQAPLAPIISKVAPVPVNLSSNKHLNSSPPRRRRHLNGHMANLQVPQHGAFSSAPDSSRSSPSRSPMRASGYEPVSNTVYTTGKLYTEFPFLGSGQCSPGSGQTSGHNSMGGDMSGQLFWQPSRGSPEYSPNPSPRMTSPGPSSRIHSGAVTPLHPRAGGVHSESQGNWPDDKKQPSYALPLPPISVSNSSPFSHQNSAVTSPSVPRSPGRTENLTSPGSRWKKGRLLGRGTFGHVYVGFNSETGEMCAMKEVTLFSDDAKSKESAKQLGQEIMLLSRLRHPNIVQYYGSETVGDKLYIYLEYVSGGSIHKILQDYGKLGESAIRSYTQQILSGLAYLHAKNTVHRDIKGANILVDPNGRVKLADFGMAKHITGHSCPLSFKGSPYWMAPEVIRNSNGCSLAVDIWSLGCTVIEMATSKPPWSQYEGVAAMFKIGNSKELPTIPDHLSDEGKDFVRLCLQRVPQNRPAAAQLLEHSFVKNVVPLEKQIPGPTPSDHPPVTNASKSVGMGDTRSLQQPDTERLSIHSFRVSKSNFHSSDMYISRNISCPVSPIGSPLLHSRSPQHFSGRMSPSPISSPRTTSGSSTPLTGGIGAIPFHNQPMLSQEGYGNGNLQLPPRSHSYWDPDILRGGQSGSHAFRELTSYDNDALGKQFVRTANGELYDKQSVLADRVSQQLLRDPAKLNQSLDLSPSAASQCHHTPGL from the exons ATGCCTTCATGGTGGGGAAAGTCATCGTCAAAAGAAGCGAAAAAGAAGTCTACCAAGGAAAGTTTCATTGACACATTTCATAAGAAGTTCAAGAGTCCCGAAAGTAAATCTTCTGGTAGATCAGCAGGGTCTAGAAGACGTTCAAGTGACATTGGTTCAGAAAGAGGGACTCAGTCACGTGCTCCGTCGAGGTCTCCATCACCTTCCAAGAATGTAGCGCGATGTCAAAGTTTTGTGGAAAGGCCTCAATCACAGCCACTTCCTGTGCCAGGCCTCCGCCCAGCCAATGTCAATCGTACTGATTCTGGAACAAGTGAAACagcaaaaccaaaaccagaaaAGTCCAAACCATCATTATTTCTACCTCTGCCCAGGCCTGCATGCATCCGTCAGAGACTGGAACCTGCCGAATTGGATGCTGAGTTGGCTGTTGCTTCAGTCTGTAGTGAGTGTTCTATTGAGAGTGATGATGCAGTTGATTCACGTCAGCGAAGTCCTCTTGCAAATGACTATGATATTGGGTGCAGGACTGCTGCAGGCAGCCCCTCAAG CATTTCTCTTAAGGATCAGGCTCCTCTAGCACCAATAATTTCTAAGGTCGCACCTGTTCCTGTAAACCTTTCCTCCAATAAACATCTGAACTCTTCACCACCAAGAAGGCGGCGACATTTGAATGGTCACATGGCAAATTTACAAGTTCCGCAGCATGGTGCCTTTTCCAGTGCTCCAGATAGCTCAAGGTCAAGTCCTTCTAGAAGTCCAATGAGAGCCTCTGGTTATGAGCCAGTTTCAAATACTGTTTATACAACTGGGAAGCTTTACACTGAGTTTCCGTTTCTTGGATCTGGCCAATGCTCACCTGGGTCAGGTCAGACTTCGGGTCATAACTCAATGGGGGGAGATATGTCTGGGCAATTATTTTGGCAGCCCAGTCGAGGGAGCCCAGAATATTCTCCAAATCCTAGTCCTAGAATGACAAGTCCTGGCCCTAGTTCCAGAATTCATAGTGGTGCAGTGACACCACTTCATCCTAGAGCTGGAGGGGTACATTCTGAGTCTCAGGGTAACTGGCCTGATGATAAGAAACAACCAAGTTATGCTCTGCCACTTCCTCCCATATCAGTTTCCAATTCCTCACCATTCTCTCATCAAAATTCAGCTGTGACGTCACCTTCTGTGCCTCGTAGTCCTGGAAGAACAGAGAATCTAACAAGCCCTGGCTCACGCTGGAAGAAAGGGAGGTTGCTTGGTCGAGGCACATTTGGACATGTGTATGTTGGGTTTAACAG TGAAACTGGGGAAATGTGTGCCATGAAGGAGGTTACATTATTTTCTGATGATGCAAAATCGAAGGAAAGTGCAAAGCAGTTGGGACAA GAGATCATGCTGTTGAGTCGCTTGAGACATCCTAATATTGTGCAGTATTATGGATCTGAAACG GTAGGggataaattatatatatatctgGAGTATGTATCTGGTGGTTCCATCCATAAGATTCTTCAGGACTATGGAAAATTAGGAGAATCAGCCATCCGCAGTTACACCCAGCAAATTTTGTCAGGGCTTGCATATTTACATGCTAAAAACACTGTGCACAG GGATATTAAAGGAGCCAATATACTCGTGGACCCAAATGGCCGTGTTAAGTTGGCAGATTTTGGGATGGCAAAGCAT ATTACAGGGCATTCTTGTCCTTTATCATTCAAGGGTAGTCCTTACTGGATGGCACCTGAG GTTATTAGGAATTCAAATGGATGCAGCTTAGCTGTTGATATATGGAGTCTCGGATGCACTGTTATAGAAATGGCGACATCAAAGCCACCTTGGTCCCAGTATGAAGGG GTCGCAGCTATGTTCAAGATTGGAAATAGCAAGGAACTTCCAACAATTCCAGATCACCTCTCAGATGAAGGGAAAGACTTTGTGAGGCTATGCTTGCAGAGGGTTCCACAGAATCGCCCTGCAGCTGCTCAACTTTTGGAGCACTCTTTTGTGAAAAATGTTGTGCCTCTAGAGAAACAAATACCTGGTCCAACACCCTCAGATCATCCTCCAGTGACTAATGCTTCAAAATCTGTG GGCATGGGTGACACAAGAAGTCTTCAGCAACCAGATACAGAGAGACTGTCTATCCATTCATTTCGAGTTTCAAAATCCAATTTCCATTCTAG TGACATGTACATTTCAAGGAACATATCATGTCCGGTCTCTCCAATTGGGAGTCCTCTTCTACATTCAAGGTCGCCTCAACACTTTAGTGGAAGAATGTCTCCTTCACCTATATCAAGCCCCCGCACGACATCCGGTTCATCCACACCTCTTACTGGTGGTATTGGTGCCATCCCATTCCACAATCAGCCTATGTTATCGCAGGAGGGTTATGGGAATGGAAACTTGCAGTTGCCCCCGCGCAGCCACTCTTACTGGGATCCAGACATTCTCCGAGGTGGACAGTCAGGATCTCATGCTTTCCGGG
- the LOC121798293 gene encoding mitogen-activated protein kinase kinase kinase YODA-like isoform X1 — MPSWWGKSSSKEAKKKSTKESFIDTFHKKFKSPESKSSGRSAGSRRRSSDIGSERGTQSRAPSRSPSPSKNVARCQSFVERPQSQPLPVPGLRPANVNRTDSGTSETAKPKPEKSKPSLFLPLPRPACIRQRLEPAELDAELAVASVCSECSIESDDAVDSRQRSPLANDYDIGCRTAAGSPSSISLKDQAPLAPIISKVAPVPVNLSSNKHLNSSPPRRRRHLNGHMANLQVPQHGAFSSAPDSSRSSPSRSPMRASGYEPVSNTVYTTGKLYTEFPFLGSGQCSPGSGQTSGHNSMGGDMSGQLFWQPSRGSPEYSPNPSPRMTSPGPSSRIHSGAVTPLHPRAGGVHSESQGNWPDDKKQPSYALPLPPISVSNSSPFSHQNSAVTSPSVPRSPGRTENLTSPGSRWKKGRLLGRGTFGHVYVGFNSETGEMCAMKEVTLFSDDAKSKESAKQLGQEIMLLSRLRHPNIVQYYGSETVGDKLYIYLEYVSGGSIHKILQDYGKLGESAIRSYTQQILSGLAYLHAKNTVHRDIKGANILVDPNGRVKLADFGMAKHITGHSCPLSFKGSPYWMAPEVIRNSNGCSLAVDIWSLGCTVIEMATSKPPWSQYEGVAAMFKIGNSKELPTIPDHLSDEGKDFVRLCLQRVPQNRPAAAQLLEHSFVKNVVPLEKQIPGPTPSDHPPVTNASKSVSSCVLLKVLKVWCLKGMGDTRSLQQPDTERLSIHSFRVSKSNFHSSDMYISRNISCPVSPIGSPLLHSRSPQHFSGRMSPSPISSPRTTSGSSTPLTGGIGAIPFHNQPMLSQEGYGNGNLQLPPRSHSYWDPDILRGGQSGSHAFRELTSYDNDALGKQFVRTANGELYDKQSVLADRVSQQLLRDPAKLNQSLDLSPSAASQCHHTPGL, encoded by the exons ATGCCTTCATGGTGGGGAAAGTCATCGTCAAAAGAAGCGAAAAAGAAGTCTACCAAGGAAAGTTTCATTGACACATTTCATAAGAAGTTCAAGAGTCCCGAAAGTAAATCTTCTGGTAGATCAGCAGGGTCTAGAAGACGTTCAAGTGACATTGGTTCAGAAAGAGGGACTCAGTCACGTGCTCCGTCGAGGTCTCCATCACCTTCCAAGAATGTAGCGCGATGTCAAAGTTTTGTGGAAAGGCCTCAATCACAGCCACTTCCTGTGCCAGGCCTCCGCCCAGCCAATGTCAATCGTACTGATTCTGGAACAAGTGAAACagcaaaaccaaaaccagaaaAGTCCAAACCATCATTATTTCTACCTCTGCCCAGGCCTGCATGCATCCGTCAGAGACTGGAACCTGCCGAATTGGATGCTGAGTTGGCTGTTGCTTCAGTCTGTAGTGAGTGTTCTATTGAGAGTGATGATGCAGTTGATTCACGTCAGCGAAGTCCTCTTGCAAATGACTATGATATTGGGTGCAGGACTGCTGCAGGCAGCCCCTCAAG CATTTCTCTTAAGGATCAGGCTCCTCTAGCACCAATAATTTCTAAGGTCGCACCTGTTCCTGTAAACCTTTCCTCCAATAAACATCTGAACTCTTCACCACCAAGAAGGCGGCGACATTTGAATGGTCACATGGCAAATTTACAAGTTCCGCAGCATGGTGCCTTTTCCAGTGCTCCAGATAGCTCAAGGTCAAGTCCTTCTAGAAGTCCAATGAGAGCCTCTGGTTATGAGCCAGTTTCAAATACTGTTTATACAACTGGGAAGCTTTACACTGAGTTTCCGTTTCTTGGATCTGGCCAATGCTCACCTGGGTCAGGTCAGACTTCGGGTCATAACTCAATGGGGGGAGATATGTCTGGGCAATTATTTTGGCAGCCCAGTCGAGGGAGCCCAGAATATTCTCCAAATCCTAGTCCTAGAATGACAAGTCCTGGCCCTAGTTCCAGAATTCATAGTGGTGCAGTGACACCACTTCATCCTAGAGCTGGAGGGGTACATTCTGAGTCTCAGGGTAACTGGCCTGATGATAAGAAACAACCAAGTTATGCTCTGCCACTTCCTCCCATATCAGTTTCCAATTCCTCACCATTCTCTCATCAAAATTCAGCTGTGACGTCACCTTCTGTGCCTCGTAGTCCTGGAAGAACAGAGAATCTAACAAGCCCTGGCTCACGCTGGAAGAAAGGGAGGTTGCTTGGTCGAGGCACATTTGGACATGTGTATGTTGGGTTTAACAG TGAAACTGGGGAAATGTGTGCCATGAAGGAGGTTACATTATTTTCTGATGATGCAAAATCGAAGGAAAGTGCAAAGCAGTTGGGACAA GAGATCATGCTGTTGAGTCGCTTGAGACATCCTAATATTGTGCAGTATTATGGATCTGAAACG GTAGGggataaattatatatatatctgGAGTATGTATCTGGTGGTTCCATCCATAAGATTCTTCAGGACTATGGAAAATTAGGAGAATCAGCCATCCGCAGTTACACCCAGCAAATTTTGTCAGGGCTTGCATATTTACATGCTAAAAACACTGTGCACAG GGATATTAAAGGAGCCAATATACTCGTGGACCCAAATGGCCGTGTTAAGTTGGCAGATTTTGGGATGGCAAAGCAT ATTACAGGGCATTCTTGTCCTTTATCATTCAAGGGTAGTCCTTACTGGATGGCACCTGAG GTTATTAGGAATTCAAATGGATGCAGCTTAGCTGTTGATATATGGAGTCTCGGATGCACTGTTATAGAAATGGCGACATCAAAGCCACCTTGGTCCCAGTATGAAGGG GTCGCAGCTATGTTCAAGATTGGAAATAGCAAGGAACTTCCAACAATTCCAGATCACCTCTCAGATGAAGGGAAAGACTTTGTGAGGCTATGCTTGCAGAGGGTTCCACAGAATCGCCCTGCAGCTGCTCAACTTTTGGAGCACTCTTTTGTGAAAAATGTTGTGCCTCTAGAGAAACAAATACCTGGTCCAACACCCTCAGATCATCCTCCAGTGACTAATGCTTCAAAATCTGTG TCTTCATGTGTGCTGCTAAAGGTCCTCAAAGTTTGGTGTCTGAAG GGCATGGGTGACACAAGAAGTCTTCAGCAACCAGATACAGAGAGACTGTCTATCCATTCATTTCGAGTTTCAAAATCCAATTTCCATTCTAG TGACATGTACATTTCAAGGAACATATCATGTCCGGTCTCTCCAATTGGGAGTCCTCTTCTACATTCAAGGTCGCCTCAACACTTTAGTGGAAGAATGTCTCCTTCACCTATATCAAGCCCCCGCACGACATCCGGTTCATCCACACCTCTTACTGGTGGTATTGGTGCCATCCCATTCCACAATCAGCCTATGTTATCGCAGGAGGGTTATGGGAATGGAAACTTGCAGTTGCCCCCGCGCAGCCACTCTTACTGGGATCCAGACATTCTCCGAGGTGGACAGTCAGGATCTCATGCTTTCCGGG
- the LOC121798294 gene encoding uncharacterized protein LOC121798294 isoform X1, producing MSNVHNSVDTVNAAATAIVTAESRVQPSTVQKRRWGSCWSIYWCFGPYKHSKRIGHAVIVSEPAAPGAGVAAPVSESWSRPSTLVMPFIAPPSSPASFLQSDPSSATQSPAGVLSLASLSVHAQSTGGTAPMFSIGPYAHETQLVSPPVFSTFTTEPSTACFTPPPESVQMTTPSSPEVPFAQLLSSSLARNRRNSGTNLKYNLSQYEFQPYQYPGSPGGHLKSPGSAMSTSGTSSPFPDKRSIVEFRVGEAPTFLGYEHFPNYKWDSRVGSGSLTPNGWGSRLGSGALTPNGGEPSSRDGHLLENQIYEVASLANSDHKSQNDNLVVDHRVSFELFGEDIPTCIMREPAPSHRNASADLQEATADETDKKVSATKNADSFREQLNTDTANEVPGVPSEGEGEELHQKHRTISLGSSKEFDFNNPKGEVSEKSTVDCEWWISEEVAREETGPRNSWSFFPMLQSGAS from the exons ATGAGCAACGTGCACAACAGCGTGGATACCGTAAATGCTGCTGCCACCGCAATTGTTACCGCTGAAAGCAGAGTTCAGCCATCCACTGTTCag AAAAGAAGATGGGGTAGCTGTTGGAGCATCTACTGGTGTTTTGGTCCTTACAAACATAGCAAACGAATTGGTCATGCTGTTATTGTTTCTGAACCAGCTGCACCTGGGGCCGGGGTCGCGGCCCCTGTTTCTGAAAGTTGGAGCCGCCCTTCCACCCTTGTAATGCCATTCATAGCCCCTCCATCTTCTCCTGCTTCCTTTCTGCAATCGGACCCTTCCTCTGCCACTCAATCACCAGCTGGTGTACTGTCCCTTGCGTCCCTTTCAGTTCATGCTCAGTCTACTGGTGGAACTGCACCGATGTTTTCAATTGGCCCCTATGCTCATGAGACTCAGTTAGTATCACCACCTGTCTTTTCTACCTTCACCACTGAACCATCAACTGCTTGTTTCACGCCACCTCCTGAATCGGTACAAATGACAACACCTTCTTCACCAGAAGTTCCCTTTGCCCAGCTTTTATCATCATCACTTGCACGGAATCGGAGAAACAGTGGCACCAACCTGAAATACAACTTATCCCAGTATGAATTCCAACCTTATCAGTATCCAGGAAGCCCTGGTGGTCATCTTAAGTCACCTGGCTCAGCAATGTCCACTTCTGGAACCTCATCGCCCTTCCCTGATAAACGGTCTATTGTGGAATTTAGGGTGGGAGAAGCACCCACATTTCTGGGGTATGAACACTTTCCAAATTATAAGTGGGATTCAAGAGTTGGTTCTGGATCATTAACTCCAAATGGTTGGGGCTCAAGGCTAGGCTCTGGAGCTTTGACACCTAATGGTGGGGAACCTTCATCCCGAGATGGCCACCTTCTGGAGAACCAAATCTATGAAGTGGCATCACTTGCCAACTCAGACCATAAATCTCAAAATGATAATCTTGTAGTTGATCATAGAGTCTCTTTTGAACTATTCGGTGAAGACATTCCTACTTGTATCATGAGGGAGCCAGCCCCGTCTCATAGAAACGCATCAGCAGATCTACAGGAGGCAACAGCAGATGAAACAGATAAGAAGGTTTCAGCAACCAAGAATGCAGATAGCTTCAGAGAGCAATTGAATACGGATACTGCAAATGAAGTTCCAGGGGTGCCTTCAGAAGGGGAGGGAGAGGAGTTGCATCAGAAACATCGTACAATCTCACTAGGTTCGAGCAAAGAGTTCGACTTCAACAATCCAAAAGGGGAAGTCTCGGAGAAATCCACTGTAGATTGTGAGTGGTGGATCAGTGAGGAAGTTGCAAGGGAGGAAACAGGCCCTCGGAATAGCTGGAGTTTCTTCCCGATGCTACAATCAGGGGCCAGCTGA
- the LOC121798294 gene encoding uncharacterized protein LOC121798294 isoform X2, with protein sequence MPFIAPPSSPASFLQSDPSSATQSPAGVLSLASLSVHAQSTGGTAPMFSIGPYAHETQLVSPPVFSTFTTEPSTACFTPPPESVQMTTPSSPEVPFAQLLSSSLARNRRNSGTNLKYNLSQYEFQPYQYPGSPGGHLKSPGSAMSTSGTSSPFPDKRSIVEFRVGEAPTFLGYEHFPNYKWDSRVGSGSLTPNGWGSRLGSGALTPNGGEPSSRDGHLLENQIYEVASLANSDHKSQNDNLVVDHRVSFELFGEDIPTCIMREPAPSHRNASADLQEATADETDKKVSATKNADSFREQLNTDTANEVPGVPSEGEGEELHQKHRTISLGSSKEFDFNNPKGEVSEKSTVDCEWWISEEVAREETGPRNSWSFFPMLQSGAS encoded by the coding sequence ATGCCATTCATAGCCCCTCCATCTTCTCCTGCTTCCTTTCTGCAATCGGACCCTTCCTCTGCCACTCAATCACCAGCTGGTGTACTGTCCCTTGCGTCCCTTTCAGTTCATGCTCAGTCTACTGGTGGAACTGCACCGATGTTTTCAATTGGCCCCTATGCTCATGAGACTCAGTTAGTATCACCACCTGTCTTTTCTACCTTCACCACTGAACCATCAACTGCTTGTTTCACGCCACCTCCTGAATCGGTACAAATGACAACACCTTCTTCACCAGAAGTTCCCTTTGCCCAGCTTTTATCATCATCACTTGCACGGAATCGGAGAAACAGTGGCACCAACCTGAAATACAACTTATCCCAGTATGAATTCCAACCTTATCAGTATCCAGGAAGCCCTGGTGGTCATCTTAAGTCACCTGGCTCAGCAATGTCCACTTCTGGAACCTCATCGCCCTTCCCTGATAAACGGTCTATTGTGGAATTTAGGGTGGGAGAAGCACCCACATTTCTGGGGTATGAACACTTTCCAAATTATAAGTGGGATTCAAGAGTTGGTTCTGGATCATTAACTCCAAATGGTTGGGGCTCAAGGCTAGGCTCTGGAGCTTTGACACCTAATGGTGGGGAACCTTCATCCCGAGATGGCCACCTTCTGGAGAACCAAATCTATGAAGTGGCATCACTTGCCAACTCAGACCATAAATCTCAAAATGATAATCTTGTAGTTGATCATAGAGTCTCTTTTGAACTATTCGGTGAAGACATTCCTACTTGTATCATGAGGGAGCCAGCCCCGTCTCATAGAAACGCATCAGCAGATCTACAGGAGGCAACAGCAGATGAAACAGATAAGAAGGTTTCAGCAACCAAGAATGCAGATAGCTTCAGAGAGCAATTGAATACGGATACTGCAAATGAAGTTCCAGGGGTGCCTTCAGAAGGGGAGGGAGAGGAGTTGCATCAGAAACATCGTACAATCTCACTAGGTTCGAGCAAAGAGTTCGACTTCAACAATCCAAAAGGGGAAGTCTCGGAGAAATCCACTGTAGATTGTGAGTGGTGGATCAGTGAGGAAGTTGCAAGGGAGGAAACAGGCCCTCGGAATAGCTGGAGTTTCTTCCCGATGCTACAATCAGGGGCCAGCTGA